In the Haloferula helveola genome, one interval contains:
- a CDS encoding WXG100 family type VII secretion target, with protein sequence MSQAIVDPEELRRFAAELKRFNEDLRERSASLMARFSSLGDTWQDQEQEKFAAEFVQTMKGLKRFNEVAERHAPYLMRKAERIQQYLDQR encoded by the coding sequence ATGTCCCAAGCGATCGTCGATCCCGAGGAGTTGCGCCGGTTCGCGGCGGAGCTGAAGCGTTTCAACGAGGATCTTCGCGAGAGGTCGGCGTCGTTGATGGCGCGTTTTTCCTCGCTGGGCGACACGTGGCAGGATCAGGAGCAGGAGAAGTTCGCGGCGGAGTTCGTGCAGACGATGAAAGGGCTGAAGCGGTTCAACGAGGTAGCCGAGCGCCATGCGCCGTACCTGATGCGCAAGGCCGAGCGGATCCAGCAGTATCTCGACCAGAGGTAG
- a CDS encoding FtsK/SpoIIIE domain-containing protein gives MPTASDPLEPGQVLDELAALKRAIEETARREEQVRGAHTTCIVAARRIAREREEREHEEEEARRSLLEQRHAAEREVLEARHQARLAWIEERFHSARQSLTERISQSQGSRVGRMQAEILRVQEQRKHEYEQAKHELVALREQAEEQRGEVAILAAGARKSLRAFRPFFDRKLSGKGVKVSDPGDGDLMAAASAEVEKVKALPLAKFFRFVPLTLLLLVAVGAVAWFSGTPGEVMAWLPMAGIAAGVVLALYLIALASVWGPTMRLVHALHQVRVAGAMSVNSMRDRVLGLKEEIDREAEQLRGGLSETLRETDDSAQERIREGTEKLERQVARLPEVEERIHQRRVAALEAVHAGENLAFADELRQASEKRAEELGAETGESDAETEKVIAALASEWPERVTRPVEALTALAEDRERRFPAWSDDVPDSWVPPEDAESVAPFGKLRIPMDALVDKRPEDERFPLPDEIEVPLAIGLPDHGSLLLEGEPADAASTINEIVLRLLATHPPGRVDFTFIDAVGLGRDFAGLMHLADYEDHLIHGRIWTQPQQIEERLAELNEHVEKVIQMYLRNEYATIADYNRQAGTIAEKYRFVVIAGLPTGFSETALGRLRSLAASGARCGVFLLVQLDGPLPDAALDAELRRSCLCLKQSDGRWQLDGQPGEVTLDHAPADALATRLVHRFGKASVDSNRVEVPFSSIAPQDGWWTEETGDELRVPIGRTGAKKLQYLAIGKGTKQHALIAGKTGSGKSTLFHVMITNLALHCSPDEVEFYLIDFKKGVEFKCYGSKRLPHARVVAIESDRDFGLSVLHRVDEELRHRGELFREHGAQDLAGYRKASGEIMPRTLLMIDEFQEFFTEDDGIAQEASLLLDRIIRQGRAFGIHCILGSQTLGGAYTLARATLGQMVIRIALQCNEADAYLIMDDDNPAPRLLTRPGEGIYNDNAGAVAANSPFQTVWLSEDERNERLDEMTALAKERGVKVAPPVVFEGNAPAELADNDLLAAALASPPEAKPELASAWLGAPNSIKGPTTAGFKRQSGSNLLLVGQGEERIKALMGASILSLSAQYPLGTARFVVLDPEGKKGYLAGLLNSLPHPGEVHVPGSVGEVVEELSQRLKSDGDDEVFVFVRDLQRFKALKQDDEFRFDFDADVTGKVDAAKAFLELASEGPGVGIHLIASVDTWANVGRWLPRKALSDFPLRVLFQMSANDSAALTDSPAAGKLGLHRALLYDESLGSLETFRPYAKAAAPSIGAGR, from the coding sequence ATGCCGACTGCGAGTGATCCATTGGAGCCGGGGCAGGTGCTGGACGAGCTTGCCGCGCTCAAGCGGGCCATCGAGGAAACCGCCCGGCGCGAGGAACAGGTGCGGGGGGCGCATACCACCTGCATCGTAGCGGCCCGCCGGATCGCCCGCGAGCGTGAGGAAAGGGAGCACGAGGAGGAGGAGGCCCGGCGATCCCTGCTGGAGCAGCGCCACGCGGCCGAACGCGAGGTCCTGGAGGCCCGGCACCAGGCTCGCCTGGCGTGGATCGAGGAGCGCTTTCATTCGGCCAGGCAGTCACTGACCGAACGGATCAGCCAGAGCCAGGGAAGTCGTGTGGGCAGGATGCAGGCGGAGATCCTGCGGGTGCAGGAGCAGCGCAAGCACGAGTATGAGCAGGCCAAGCACGAGTTGGTGGCATTGCGCGAGCAAGCCGAGGAGCAGCGGGGGGAAGTGGCCATACTGGCGGCAGGCGCACGCAAGTCGTTGCGGGCGTTCCGTCCGTTCTTCGACCGGAAACTATCCGGCAAGGGGGTGAAGGTCTCCGATCCCGGAGACGGCGACCTGATGGCGGCGGCTTCGGCAGAGGTGGAAAAAGTGAAGGCCCTTCCGCTGGCGAAGTTCTTCCGCTTTGTGCCGCTGACCTTGCTTCTGCTGGTGGCTGTCGGTGCGGTCGCTTGGTTTTCCGGGACGCCTGGGGAAGTGATGGCGTGGCTGCCGATGGCGGGCATTGCCGCCGGGGTGGTGCTCGCACTTTACCTGATCGCGCTTGCCAGCGTTTGGGGGCCGACCATGAGATTGGTCCACGCGTTGCACCAGGTGCGTGTGGCCGGCGCGATGTCGGTGAACTCGATGCGGGACCGTGTGCTGGGCCTGAAGGAGGAGATCGACCGTGAGGCCGAACAGCTGCGTGGCGGGCTGAGCGAGACCCTGAGGGAGACGGACGATTCCGCCCAGGAGCGGATCCGCGAGGGAACCGAGAAGCTCGAACGTCAGGTCGCACGTCTGCCGGAGGTCGAAGAGCGGATTCACCAAAGGCGTGTGGCGGCGCTCGAGGCGGTTCACGCCGGCGAGAATCTCGCGTTCGCTGACGAACTACGGCAAGCATCGGAGAAGCGGGCCGAAGAGCTGGGTGCCGAAACCGGCGAGTCCGATGCGGAAACCGAGAAGGTCATCGCCGCGCTTGCTTCCGAGTGGCCTGAACGGGTCACGCGGCCGGTTGAGGCTTTGACGGCTTTGGCCGAGGATCGCGAGCGGCGTTTTCCGGCATGGTCTGACGATGTTCCCGACAGCTGGGTGCCGCCGGAGGATGCGGAATCGGTAGCACCGTTCGGCAAGCTCCGGATTCCGATGGATGCGCTGGTCGATAAGCGCCCGGAGGACGAACGGTTTCCGCTTCCGGACGAAATCGAAGTGCCGCTGGCCATCGGGCTCCCGGATCATGGTTCACTGCTCCTCGAAGGCGAACCCGCGGACGCGGCTTCAACGATCAACGAGATCGTTCTCCGCCTGCTCGCCACCCATCCGCCCGGCAGGGTCGACTTTACCTTCATCGATGCGGTCGGTCTCGGTCGCGACTTCGCCGGGTTGATGCACCTCGCCGACTACGAGGACCACCTGATCCACGGCCGGATCTGGACCCAGCCGCAACAGATCGAGGAACGTCTGGCGGAGCTCAACGAGCACGTTGAGAAGGTGATCCAGATGTACTTGCGCAACGAGTACGCGACGATCGCCGACTACAACCGCCAGGCCGGAACGATTGCCGAAAAGTACCGGTTCGTCGTGATCGCAGGACTTCCGACCGGTTTCAGCGAAACCGCACTCGGAAGGCTCCGGAGTCTGGCGGCAAGCGGCGCGCGATGCGGTGTCTTTCTCCTCGTCCAGCTCGATGGTCCGCTGCCGGATGCCGCATTGGATGCCGAGCTCCGCCGCAGCTGCCTGTGCCTGAAACAATCGGACGGCCGGTGGCAACTCGACGGGCAACCCGGCGAGGTGACGCTCGACCATGCTCCAGCCGATGCCTTGGCGACCCGGCTGGTCCATCGTTTCGGCAAGGCCAGTGTGGATTCAAACCGGGTCGAGGTGCCGTTCTCGAGCATCGCTCCGCAGGACGGATGGTGGACCGAAGAAACGGGCGACGAACTGCGGGTGCCGATCGGTCGGACCGGTGCGAAGAAGCTGCAGTATCTCGCGATCGGGAAGGGGACCAAGCAGCACGCCCTGATCGCCGGCAAGACAGGGTCGGGCAAGTCGACGCTGTTCCACGTGATGATCACCAACCTCGCGCTGCACTGCAGTCCCGACGAGGTGGAGTTCTACCTCATCGACTTCAAGAAGGGCGTTGAGTTCAAGTGCTACGGCAGCAAGCGCCTGCCTCACGCGCGGGTTGTGGCGATCGAGAGCGACCGCGATTTCGGCCTGAGCGTGCTGCATCGGGTGGACGAGGAATTGCGCCACCGTGGAGAGCTATTCCGCGAGCACGGAGCGCAGGATCTGGCCGGCTACCGGAAGGCATCGGGTGAGATCATGCCGCGCACCCTGCTGATGATCGACGAGTTCCAGGAGTTCTTTACCGAGGACGACGGCATCGCGCAGGAAGCGTCGCTGCTTCTCGACCGGATTATCCGGCAGGGCCGGGCGTTCGGCATCCACTGCATCCTCGGCTCCCAGACCTTGGGCGGGGCCTACACGCTGGCCCGCGCCACGCTCGGCCAGATGGTCATCCGCATCGCTCTGCAGTGCAACGAGGCCGACGCGTATCTGATCATGGACGACGACAATCCGGCGCCGCGCCTCCTCACGCGGCCCGGCGAAGGGATCTACAACGACAACGCGGGTGCGGTCGCGGCGAACAGTCCGTTCCAGACGGTGTGGCTTTCCGAGGACGAACGGAACGAGCGTCTTGATGAGATGACTGCCTTGGCGAAGGAGCGTGGAGTAAAGGTGGCGCCGCCGGTGGTCTTCGAGGGAAATGCTCCGGCCGAGTTGGCCGACAACGACCTGCTTGCCGCGGCGCTCGCCAGTCCTCCCGAAGCGAAGCCCGAATTGGCGAGCGCGTGGCTTGGAGCGCCGAACTCGATCAAGGGTCCGACCACGGCGGGTTTCAAACGTCAGAGCGGATCGAACCTGTTGCTGGTCGGCCAGGGCGAAGAAAGGATCAAGGCGCTGATGGGAGCATCGATTCTCTCGCTTTCGGCCCAGTATCCTCTCGGCACCGCCCGCTTCGTGGTTCTCGATCCCGAGGGGAAAAAGGGCTACCTCGCCGGGTTGCTGAATTCGCTGCCCCATCCGGGCGAGGTTCACGTGCCGGGCTCGGTGGGGGAGGTGGTCGAAGAGCTTTCGCAGCGACTCAAGTCCGACGGTGACGACGAGGTCTTCGTGTTCGTCCGGGACCTGCAGCGCTTCAAGGCGCTGAAACAGGATGACGAGTTCCGCTTTGATTTCGATGCCGACGTCACCGGCAAGGTGGATGCGGCAAAAGCATTTCTCGAACTGGCCAGCGAAGGACCCGGGGTGGGGATCCACCTGATTGCGAGTGTCGATACGTGGGCCAATGTCGGCCGCTGGCTGCCGCGCAAGGCGCTGTCGGACTTCCCGCTGCGCGTGCTTTTCCAAATGAGCGCCAACGACTCGGCCGCGCTGACCGACAGTCCGGCCGCTGGCAAGCTGGGCCTGCACCGGGCCCTTCTGTACGACGAATCGCTGGGTTCGCTGGAGACGTTCCGGCCGTATGCGAAAGCGGCTGCGCCGAGCATCGGAGCAGGGAGGTGA
- a CDS encoding DUF2851 family protein, which produces MGAYAQLLATTRGGVAEAPAVPLPTELELQALWFAGAFGREFTDSDGRSVRIVQFGEWNRGAGPDFLHGAVEIDGETHTGAIELDTEPADWEAHGHGADPAFNGVVLHVVFRDSPVTSFTRTSEHRAVPRVRLSAEALEAVLQLPVREVAIARPGRCVHPLAGLSESSVQALLRQAAEHRAALKTRRFLHTTDAHGRDAALFQSVAESLGYRANALPMRLLAQRMPLAALKENTEAIPALLFGVAGFLSPDLHEKAPPDTRDYLRNLWDTWWKHRDRWESRQPLPWKMHGQRPANHPHRRVAALAALAANWPAFRQRALGRPFDPKKVMTFLAELNDPFWTHRHTLSSRASDRPVALFGKSQAIEFVANHAAPLALHEDPEFGWDELRKLPAGAKNEKVRRCAIRLFGSEETAGPWLRKAAHHQALLQIYHDFCLEDVTDCHNCPFPEQLSQWDHPEN; this is translated from the coding sequence ATGGGCGCCTACGCCCAACTGCTGGCGACCACGCGCGGCGGAGTTGCGGAGGCTCCGGCCGTGCCGCTGCCGACCGAACTGGAGCTCCAGGCGCTCTGGTTCGCCGGCGCCTTCGGTCGCGAGTTTACCGACTCCGACGGCCGCTCCGTCCGCATCGTCCAGTTCGGCGAATGGAATCGTGGGGCCGGACCAGACTTTCTCCATGGGGCCGTGGAGATCGATGGCGAGACCCACACGGGCGCGATCGAGCTCGACACCGAACCGGCGGACTGGGAGGCACACGGACACGGCGCGGATCCGGCATTCAATGGAGTGGTGCTTCACGTGGTATTCCGCGATTCGCCCGTCACGTCCTTCACCCGCACCTCCGAGCACCGGGCCGTGCCTCGGGTCCGGCTTTCAGCGGAAGCTCTTGAGGCCGTGCTCCAGCTCCCGGTGCGGGAAGTCGCCATCGCACGCCCCGGACGCTGCGTGCATCCGCTCGCCGGGCTTTCGGAGTCGTCCGTTCAAGCGTTGCTCCGGCAGGCCGCCGAGCACCGGGCCGCTCTCAAGACACGGCGCTTTCTTCATACCACCGATGCCCACGGTCGCGATGCCGCATTGTTCCAATCCGTCGCCGAGTCCCTCGGCTATCGGGCGAATGCACTGCCGATGCGACTGCTCGCCCAGCGGATGCCTTTGGCGGCGCTAAAGGAAAACACCGAGGCGATACCGGCACTGTTGTTCGGCGTCGCCGGTTTCCTGTCACCCGACCTCCACGAAAAGGCGCCCCCCGACACGCGGGACTACCTTCGCAACCTCTGGGACACATGGTGGAAGCACCGCGATCGCTGGGAGTCACGCCAGCCGCTGCCATGGAAAATGCACGGCCAACGGCCGGCCAACCATCCGCATCGCAGAGTCGCGGCGCTCGCAGCGCTTGCCGCAAACTGGCCCGCCTTCCGTCAACGGGCCCTCGGACGGCCGTTCGATCCCAAGAAGGTGATGACTTTCCTCGCCGAGCTCAATGATCCGTTCTGGACGCACCGGCACACCCTCTCGTCGCGGGCTTCGGACCGACCGGTCGCGCTCTTCGGCAAGTCGCAGGCGATCGAATTCGTCGCCAACCACGCAGCTCCCCTCGCCCTCCACGAGGACCCGGAATTCGGCTGGGATGAGCTGCGGAAACTCCCCGCCGGCGCCAAGAACGAGAAAGTCCGGCGGTGCGCGATCCGGCTCTTCGGCTCCGAGGAAACCGCCGGCCCCTGGCTTAGAAAAGCCGCCCACCATCAGGCCCTGCTGCAGATCTACCACGACTTCTGCCTCGAGGACGTGACCGACTGCCACAATTGCCCGTTCCCCGAACAGCTCTCCCAGTGGGATCATCCCGAGAACTGA
- a CDS encoding MBL fold metallo-hydrolase: protein MAEPFHLTFLGTGTSVGVPVIGCDCPVCTSEDPRDRRTRSSVHLQAGDIEILVDSGPDLREQALREGLKRIDAVLYTHAHVDHVAGFDELRAFCWGRDTPLPMHGSGQTLEILRRMYVWAFSPENVYRGYVKPDPIEFDGTLRYGDLQITPLPVVHGSIETHGFLFDHPGHPPIAYIPDVKEIPAPTRVLLRNIDILIVDALRPSPHPTHMSVAEALAEIESIGASRAWLTHLGHENGHAALEAILPPNIRVAYDGLRIPGF from the coding sequence ATGGCGGAACCCTTTCACCTGACCTTCCTCGGCACCGGCACCTCCGTCGGGGTTCCGGTCATCGGCTGCGACTGTCCGGTCTGCACGTCCGAAGACCCCCGCGACCGCCGTACGAGATCGTCGGTCCACCTCCAGGCCGGCGACATCGAAATCCTCGTCGACTCCGGCCCCGATCTCCGAGAGCAGGCACTGCGAGAAGGACTGAAGCGGATCGATGCCGTGCTCTACACCCACGCGCACGTCGACCACGTCGCCGGCTTCGATGAACTGCGGGCCTTCTGCTGGGGCCGCGACACGCCGTTGCCGATGCACGGCAGCGGCCAGACCCTCGAGATCCTGCGCCGGATGTATGTTTGGGCGTTTTCGCCGGAGAATGTCTACCGCGGGTATGTGAAACCCGATCCGATCGAGTTCGACGGCACCCTTCGCTACGGAGACCTCCAGATCACGCCTCTGCCGGTCGTGCACGGCTCGATCGAGACCCACGGCTTCCTTTTCGACCACCCCGGCCATCCTCCGATCGCCTACATCCCGGACGTGAAGGAGATCCCCGCCCCCACGCGCGTCCTGCTTCGGAACATCGACATCCTCATCGTCGATGCCCTCCGCCCGAGCCCGCACCCGACGCACATGTCGGTCGCCGAGGCGCTCGCCGAGATCGAGTCGATCGGCGCGTCACGCGCATGGCTCACGCACCTCGGCCATGAGAACGGCCACGCCGCCCTCGAGGCGATCCTTCCGCCTAACATCCGCGTCGCCTACGACGGTCTGCGCATCCCGGGTTTTTGA
- a CDS encoding TIGR03790 family protein, with translation MIRLLALMLLLPLHAAASDPPAPATVAVVYNSEIDESKKLAIAYAEARNVPLENLVGLALPDKEEISREEYDTLIRGPLTAEFDRRQWWKRGPDDEGDLQMQQTRIQILVCMRGVPSRIQHPNPVNPDGSPLTQQQGMMTRKAAVDSELALLGSEGHSLDGALANPYFKKDSPITKAGMPILLVGRIDAHSFPVCHRMIQDAVETEKTGLWGFGVIDVANKIPQGDLWLQTAARALDREGIPTLVDRSNDTLPINFPLKDTAIYLGWYDFNVSGPFKNPGFKFKRGAVAAHLHSFSARQLRDAGKNWCAPLLARGACATIGNTFEPWLHMTHNFDVFAERLLAGYTLVEAAYMSIPVLSWQGVVLGDPLYRPFLHLDGSGTKADDDRLFRAFRISMLRWPNDEAEREKQLRAAAARMEDGRLLEALGLNLASNGQESRAGSVFRDAKLRFDDDYDKLRMDLYVAMLDREAKRTAAAIQGLRVAKATYASLPESKATEAWLNILDPPPPPPVQPKAR, from the coding sequence ATGATCCGCTTGCTGGCTCTCATGCTGCTCCTGCCGCTGCACGCGGCGGCTTCCGATCCGCCCGCTCCGGCGACGGTCGCGGTCGTTTACAACAGCGAGATCGACGAATCCAAGAAGCTGGCCATCGCCTACGCGGAGGCGCGGAACGTTCCCTTGGAAAACCTCGTCGGGCTGGCGCTTCCGGACAAAGAGGAGATCAGTCGCGAGGAATACGACACGCTCATTCGCGGGCCGTTGACCGCTGAGTTCGACCGACGCCAGTGGTGGAAGCGAGGACCCGACGATGAAGGAGACCTGCAGATGCAACAGACCCGGATCCAGATCCTCGTCTGCATGCGCGGTGTGCCCAGCCGGATCCAGCACCCGAATCCCGTGAATCCCGACGGCAGCCCGTTGACGCAGCAGCAGGGCATGATGACGCGCAAGGCCGCGGTCGACTCCGAACTCGCGCTGCTCGGCTCCGAGGGACACTCGCTCGATGGCGCGCTGGCAAATCCCTACTTCAAAAAGGACAGCCCGATCACCAAGGCCGGCATGCCGATCCTTTTGGTCGGCCGGATCGATGCCCACAGCTTTCCCGTTTGCCACCGGATGATCCAGGACGCGGTCGAAACCGAAAAGACCGGCCTGTGGGGTTTCGGGGTCATTGATGTCGCCAACAAGATCCCGCAGGGCGATCTCTGGTTGCAGACCGCGGCCCGCGCACTCGATCGGGAAGGGATTCCGACACTTGTCGACCGCTCCAACGACACCTTGCCGATCAACTTCCCCCTGAAGGATACCGCCATCTACCTCGGCTGGTATGACTTCAATGTCAGCGGTCCGTTCAAGAATCCGGGGTTCAAGTTCAAGCGCGGTGCGGTTGCGGCTCATCTTCACTCATTCAGCGCGCGGCAGCTTCGCGACGCCGGCAAGAATTGGTGCGCGCCGCTGCTGGCGCGCGGCGCCTGTGCCACGATCGGAAACACCTTCGAGCCGTGGCTCCACATGACTCACAACTTCGACGTGTTCGCCGAGCGGCTCCTCGCTGGCTACACGCTGGTCGAGGCCGCCTACATGTCGATACCCGTGCTCTCATGGCAAGGGGTGGTGCTCGGCGACCCTCTCTACCGGCCCTTTCTCCATCTCGACGGCTCGGGGACAAAAGCGGATGACGACCGGCTCTTCCGGGCGTTCCGGATTTCCATGCTGAGATGGCCCAATGATGAGGCCGAACGCGAAAAACAGCTCCGCGCCGCTGCGGCGCGGATGGAAGACGGCCGACTGCTCGAAGCGCTCGGGCTGAACCTCGCAAGCAACGGCCAGGAGTCGAGGGCGGGATCCGTCTTCCGCGACGCGAAACTTCGTTTCGACGACGACTACGACAAACTCCGGATGGACCTGTATGTCGCAATGCTGGACCGCGAGGCCAAACGCACCGCCGCCGCGATCCAAGGCTTGCGGGTGGCGAAGGCAACCTACGCATCCCTTCCCGAATCGAAGGCGACGGAGGCATGGCTCAACATCCTCGATCCACCTCCACCTCCACCGGTTCAACCGAAAGCACGCTGA